In Methanofastidiosum sp., the genomic stretch TTCCCAGATAAGTGCGGTCTTGCAGTAGGATTGACCGTCCTAGGATTTGGATTTTCTTCTGCCATTATAACATACGTTAGTAGATTTCTATTAGGAAGCGGCTGGGGGATTATGAACATTCTTCAAATGTTCGGTATCGTATTTATCATACTTAGTATTGTACTATCCATGATGCTTAGATTCCCAGATAGTGGCTGGAAGCCAGCTTGTATGACTGCAACTACTTCTAGCGGTCCTGCTAAAGTCGACCTCATGAGAGAACAGATGTTAAAGACTTCGACCTTCAAAGGACTATGGATTTGTTACACCATTGGAACACTTGCTGGGCTCACAGCTATAGGAATTGCTGGCCCCGTAGGAAAAGAAGTATTTGCTAACGCGGGATTGAGTGCTGATGTTGCAAATAGCCTAATATTTGCCTTAATCTTACCTTTTGCCATATTTAATGGTGCCGGCAGACCTCTTTTTGGGGCACTTACAGATAAGCTCTCACCTAAAAAAACTGCCATAATAACATATGTTTTAATCATAGTTGCATGCTTAGTAATATACACAGGCTACAATAGCGTTTGGGCATACATTGTGAGCTTCTGTATCCTTTGGGGGTGTCTTGGAGGATGGCTCGCAATAGCTCCAACTGCCACTGCTAGCTACTTTGGGATGAAAGACAATGCTAGAAACTATGGCTTAGTGTATACTGCATACGGTGCTGGTGCAATCATAGGCGGTATCGTTTCTGCACAGGCAAAAGATATCTTAGGGGCTTTCCAGCCATTCTTCTTAATTGTCGCAGGACTAGCTGTAGTGGGCATTGTGCTCGCTATAACACTACTAAAATCACCAGTTATGAAGTCTGCTTAAATCTAAATTCTTTTTTTATTTAATTTTAAATTTTAATAAAAAAATTAAGATTAAAATAATCCGCACATTTCTTCAGATAACTTTGCAATCTGTTTTTCGCGGTCTTTGTTCCATATCACGATTTCTGACCCGCAGAAATCTCCGCCCTTTGATTCACAGATACCTTTCATTTTTGAAATGGCCTGATTACCACCTGTTCCCTTTAATGGCAAGCCCTTAGTTACAAAGCATGAAACTTTTTTACCTTCTAAGGACGGGATTTGAGACATAAAGGCGGTCATGGCAGGCGAAAGAGAGAATGCGTGAACAGGTGAACCAAAGATTAAAGCATCATATTTTGATACATCTGGGCTATTTATAACCTCTATTTTATTTATGTCTCTCTCCTTTTCATTTGCCACATTAAACCTCTCGATACTTACAGAGTTCCCTGCTTTTGAAAGGGATTCCTTAAGTTTTTGAGAAACTTCATAGGTATTCCCAGTTTGAGAATAGACAACGATTCCTATTTTCATTATATACCTCCCTTTAGTTTTTAAATTCATATTTTTATTATATTAGAAGACCTGCTTTTTCATCTGAAGTTGAATAAAAAATATCTGTAACTTTGATTAATAGAGCTCCCTTTGCAGGGTATCTATCGCCTTTTGCCTTCATCCATTTCCTAGCTTCTTCATATATTGGCCCTTCAGTCAGATATTCGCACCTACCCTTGATCTGGTATGCTTCTTTTTCTCTAATTATTACAATTGCCACCCTGGGATTTTCAAGTATATTCCTTAATGTTTTTTTCATAAAGTTATCCACTATTATGATAGTCTCATCATCTAACAGATACTTGGCACCCACATATGAGCAGTTTGGCTCTCCATTCTTTGAAGCAGTTGCAAGTTGATGTATTCTTTCTTTTTCAAAGATATCTTTTACATTTGCAGGCATTTTCATAATTACACCATATACATTAGTTAAACAGCATATA encodes the following:
- a CDS encoding OFA family MFS transporter, yielding MSKKTSSGEPPGGRWTIVIVGIMLHLCFGSIYAYGVLRNPLLDHFKARGLNPTAMDMTWPFIVFLAFFALFMPLAGPYIRKMGPKKVCMAGGVLCGIGWLAASFATSPLMLIPLYGIIGGIGVGIAYGAPITTSAQWFPDKCGLAVGLTVLGFGFSSAIITYVSRFLLGSGWGIMNILQMFGIVFIILSIVLSMMLRFPDSGWKPACMTATTSSGPAKVDLMREQMLKTSTFKGLWICYTIGTLAGLTAIGIAGPVGKEVFANAGLSADVANSLIFALILPFAIFNGAGRPLFGALTDKLSPKKTAIITYVLIIVACLVIYTGYNSVWAYIVSFCILWGCLGGWLAIAPTATASYFGMKDNARNYGLVYTAYGAGAIIGGIVSAQAKDILGAFQPFFLIVAGLAVVGIVLAITLLKSPVMKSA
- a CDS encoding flavodoxin codes for the protein MKIGIVVYSQTGNTYEVSQKLKESLSKAGNSVSIERFNVANEKERDINKIEVINSPDVSKYDALIFGSPVHAFSLSPAMTAFMSQIPSLEGKKVSCFVTKGLPLKGTGGNQAISKMKGICESKGGDFCGSEIVIWNKDREKQIAKLSEEMCGLF
- a CDS encoding flavin-nucleotide-binding protein, with amino-acid sequence MKMPANVKDIFEKERIHQLATASKNGEPNCSYVGAKYLLDDETIIIVDNFMKKTLRNILENPRVAIVIIREKEAYQIKGRCEYLTEGPIYEEARKWMKAKGDRYPAKGALLIKVTDIFYSTSDEKAGLLI